A genomic stretch from Xiphophorus maculatus strain JP 163 A chromosome 14, X_maculatus-5.0-male, whole genome shotgun sequence includes:
- the LOC111605758 gene encoding uncharacterized protein LOC111605758 isoform X1, whose protein sequence is MTLSEALVCLSCVFLWNKAEMNDLETFVDHKTGFVLADVGGNLSLQCSFDEEEASYFWYKQSLGQKPQLISMSYKLQKESTFYGRLKDDPRFSLETEVGKSRLNISNLHSSDTGTYLCASSLSVLLKFVKGVTVVVKDSAVGGEALVRQAASETARPGDSVTLNCTAQTGSCRGERRVYWFRKSSKYDPGLVYSRGATADQCLTSPDTHTHTCLYKLPMENIKKSHVGTYYCAVASCGRIAFGNGTKLELESEAVSLGYLAYFLCAAVIFTIVLNVLLAIKLYKEHKDSCQTSVFQGKSLFCPAADGEEDGLHYAAVNVNQPTRSRRQKKSQETECVYSSMKQ, encoded by the exons ATGACTCTTTCAGAGGCTCTTGTCTGTCTCTCATGTGTTTTCTTATGGAACAAGG CCGAGATGAATGATTTGGAGACATTTGTGGATCACAAGACAGGCTTTGTATTGGCTGATGTTGGTGGCAACTTGTCTCTACAATGTTCTTTTGACGAAGAAGAGGCCAGTTATTTTTGGTACAAGCAATCCCTGGGACAGAAACCGCAGCTGATCTCCATGAGTTACAAATTACAGAAAGAAAGTACTTTTTACGGGAGGTTGAAAGACGACCCACGATTCAGTCTGGAAACTGAAGTAGGGAAGAGTCGGTTAAACATTTCCAATTTGCACTCTTCAGACACAGGAACATACCTCTGCGCCAGCAGCCTTTCAGTCCTGCTCAAGTTTGTGAAGGGTGTGACAGTTGTTGTGAAAGATTCAGCGGTGGGAGGCGAAGCTTTGGTCCGCCAGGCGGCATCTGAAACCGCACGGCCAGGGGACTCCGTGACTCTGAACTGCACGGCCCAAACTGGGAGCTGCCGGGGAGAACGCAGAGTTTACTGGTTCAGAAAGTCCTCAAAATATGATCCAGGACTCGTTTACTCCCGTGGAGCCACGGCGGACCAATGTCTAACAAGTCCCGACACGCATACTCACACCTGTCTGTACAAACTGCCAATGGAGAACATTAAAAAGTCTCACGTTGGGACTTATTACTGCGCTGTTGCCTCCTGTGGACGGATAGCGTTTGGAAACGGGACGAAATTGGAATTGGAAA GTGAGGCGGTATCGCTGGGGTATTTGGCGTATTTCTTATGTGCAGCTGTGATTTTCACCATCGTCCTAAATGTTTTGCTGGCCATCAAACTGTACAAGGAACACAAAGACAGCTGCCAAACCTCAG TATTTCAAGgaaagtctttgttttgtccAGCTGCAGATGGAGAG GAAGACGGTCTCCATTATGCTGCTGTTAACGTGAACCAGCCCACCCGATCaagaagacagaagaaaagtCAAGAGACCGAGTGTGTTTACTCCTCTATGAAACAGTAG
- the LOC111605758 gene encoding uncharacterized protein LOC111605758 isoform X3: MTLSEALVCLSCVFLWNKAEMNDLETFVDHKTGFVLADVGGNLSLQCSFDEEEASYFWYKQSLGQKPQLISMSYKLQKESTFYGRLKDDPRFSLETEVGKSRLNISNLHSSDTGTYLCASSLSVLLKFVKGVTVVVKDSAVGGEALVRQAASETARPGDSVTLNCTAQTGSCRGERRVYWFRKSSKYDPGLVYSRGATADQCLTSPDTHTHTCLYKLPMENIKKSHVGTYYCAVASCGRIAFGNGTKLELESEAVSLGYLAYFLCAAVIFTIVLNVLLAIKLYKEHKDSCQTSAADGETVSIMLLLT, translated from the exons ATGACTCTTTCAGAGGCTCTTGTCTGTCTCTCATGTGTTTTCTTATGGAACAAGG CCGAGATGAATGATTTGGAGACATTTGTGGATCACAAGACAGGCTTTGTATTGGCTGATGTTGGTGGCAACTTGTCTCTACAATGTTCTTTTGACGAAGAAGAGGCCAGTTATTTTTGGTACAAGCAATCCCTGGGACAGAAACCGCAGCTGATCTCCATGAGTTACAAATTACAGAAAGAAAGTACTTTTTACGGGAGGTTGAAAGACGACCCACGATTCAGTCTGGAAACTGAAGTAGGGAAGAGTCGGTTAAACATTTCCAATTTGCACTCTTCAGACACAGGAACATACCTCTGCGCCAGCAGCCTTTCAGTCCTGCTCAAGTTTGTGAAGGGTGTGACAGTTGTTGTGAAAGATTCAGCGGTGGGAGGCGAAGCTTTGGTCCGCCAGGCGGCATCTGAAACCGCACGGCCAGGGGACTCCGTGACTCTGAACTGCACGGCCCAAACTGGGAGCTGCCGGGGAGAACGCAGAGTTTACTGGTTCAGAAAGTCCTCAAAATATGATCCAGGACTCGTTTACTCCCGTGGAGCCACGGCGGACCAATGTCTAACAAGTCCCGACACGCATACTCACACCTGTCTGTACAAACTGCCAATGGAGAACATTAAAAAGTCTCACGTTGGGACTTATTACTGCGCTGTTGCCTCCTGTGGACGGATAGCGTTTGGAAACGGGACGAAATTGGAATTGGAAA GTGAGGCGGTATCGCTGGGGTATTTGGCGTATTTCTTATGTGCAGCTGTGATTTTCACCATCGTCCTAAATGTTTTGCTGGCCATCAAACTGTACAAGGAACACAAAGACAGCTGCCAAACCTCAG CTGCAGATGGAGAG ACGGTCTCCATTATGCTGCTGTTAACGTGA
- the LOC102218126 gene encoding uncharacterized protein LOC102218126 encodes MTTLKIFYLFLATVAPSAALAPSSPLDFKSVRVGQNVTLKCFYQGSNGPIFYWYKKSMGEKAQLMSEFYKHKQNGSLHSDLITGDPRFKPEPGSGEFHLKILNAQVSDSATYYCVSLFSHEFDFLEGIDVHVEGPGLKTEGLSESENARPGGSATTHCTLRNGTYDGEHGFYWFKGSEDSFLKLIYTHKSSGNMSDKKANTKTHSCVFVLPLDASQAVDYYCAVASCGQIVLGNTTNPDLTYDSVTIFLSAACAFTSALSLLLALLVCKITKKTKCISSESQPKHPSAHVKSYHTAVAVATDSSMRQKDGVWSECVYHRY; translated from the exons ATGACTACTCTGAAGATTTTCTATCTGTTCTTGGCAACAGTTG CTCCTTCGGCAGCTTTGGCGCCGTCGTCCCCTTTGGACTTTAAATCCGTTCGCGTTGGCCAGAACGTGACCTTGAAATGTTTCTACCAAGGCAGTAATGGACCGATCTTTTACTGGTACAAAAAAAGCATGGGGGAAAAAGCCCAGCTCATGTCTGAGttctacaaacacaaacaaaacggCTCTCTTCACAGCGACCTGATCACCGGCGATCCACGATTCAAACCGGAACCCGGCAGCGGCGAATTCCACCTGAAGATACTGAATGCGCAAGTGTCGGACTCGGCCACGTACTACTGTGTCAGCCTGTTTTCCCATGAGTTTGACTTCTTGGAGGGCATCGATGTCCATGTGGAAGGCCCGGGCTTGAAAACCGAAGGCCTGTCGGAGTCGGAGAACGCCCGGCCGGGCGGCTCTGCGACGACACACTGCACGTTACGAAATGGGACCTACGATGGAGAGCACGGCTTTTACTGGTTCAAAGGCTCTGAAGACTCTTTCCTGAAACTAATTTACACCCACAAAAGCAGCGGCAATATGAGTGACaagaaagcaaacacaaaaacacacagctgtgtGTTCGTCCTGCCCCTGGATGCGTCTCAAGCTGTGGACTACTACTGCGCCGTTGCCTCATGCGGACAGATAGTGCTCGGAAACACAACTAACCCGGACTTAACAT ACGACTCAGTTACCATTTTTCTGAGTGCAGCCTGTGCGTTCACCTCTGCCCTCAGTCTTTTACTGGCTTTGTTGGTGTGCAAAATCACTAAGAAGACAAAATGCATATCTTCAG AGTCCCAACCAAAGCACCCGTCAGCACATGTGAAG agcTATCACACTGCAGTAGCCGTGGCGACCGACAGCTCGATGAGACAGAAGGATGGAGTCTGGAGTGAATGTGTTTACCACAGATATTAG
- the LOC111605758 gene encoding uncharacterized protein LOC111605758 isoform X2 — protein sequence MTLSEALVCLSCVFLWNKAEMNDLETFVDHKTGFVLADVGGNLSLQCSFDEEEASYFWYKQSLGQKPQLISMSYKLQKESTFYGRLKDDPRFSLETEVGKSRLNISNLHSSDTGTYLCASSLSVLLKFVKGVTVVVKDSAVGGEALVRQAASETARPGDSVTLNCTAQTGSCRGERRVYWFRKSSKYDPGLVYSRGATADQCLTSPDTHTHTCLYKLPMENIKKSHVGTYYCAVASCGRIAFGNGTKLELESEAVSLGYLAYFLCAAVIFTIVLNVLLAIKLYKEHKDSCQTSAADGEEDGLHYAAVNVNQPTRSRRQKKSQETECVYSSMKQ from the exons ATGACTCTTTCAGAGGCTCTTGTCTGTCTCTCATGTGTTTTCTTATGGAACAAGG CCGAGATGAATGATTTGGAGACATTTGTGGATCACAAGACAGGCTTTGTATTGGCTGATGTTGGTGGCAACTTGTCTCTACAATGTTCTTTTGACGAAGAAGAGGCCAGTTATTTTTGGTACAAGCAATCCCTGGGACAGAAACCGCAGCTGATCTCCATGAGTTACAAATTACAGAAAGAAAGTACTTTTTACGGGAGGTTGAAAGACGACCCACGATTCAGTCTGGAAACTGAAGTAGGGAAGAGTCGGTTAAACATTTCCAATTTGCACTCTTCAGACACAGGAACATACCTCTGCGCCAGCAGCCTTTCAGTCCTGCTCAAGTTTGTGAAGGGTGTGACAGTTGTTGTGAAAGATTCAGCGGTGGGAGGCGAAGCTTTGGTCCGCCAGGCGGCATCTGAAACCGCACGGCCAGGGGACTCCGTGACTCTGAACTGCACGGCCCAAACTGGGAGCTGCCGGGGAGAACGCAGAGTTTACTGGTTCAGAAAGTCCTCAAAATATGATCCAGGACTCGTTTACTCCCGTGGAGCCACGGCGGACCAATGTCTAACAAGTCCCGACACGCATACTCACACCTGTCTGTACAAACTGCCAATGGAGAACATTAAAAAGTCTCACGTTGGGACTTATTACTGCGCTGTTGCCTCCTGTGGACGGATAGCGTTTGGAAACGGGACGAAATTGGAATTGGAAA GTGAGGCGGTATCGCTGGGGTATTTGGCGTATTTCTTATGTGCAGCTGTGATTTTCACCATCGTCCTAAATGTTTTGCTGGCCATCAAACTGTACAAGGAACACAAAGACAGCTGCCAAACCTCAG CTGCAGATGGAGAG GAAGACGGTCTCCATTATGCTGCTGTTAACGTGAACCAGCCCACCCGATCaagaagacagaagaaaagtCAAGAGACCGAGTGTGTTTACTCCTCTATGAAACAGTAG
- the LOC102217877 gene encoding uncharacterized protein LOC102217877, which translates to MAFFATVLLLCYLCEAEPSDVSQPVSVRTLKLGESATIECFLKSVIYNRVWYKLTAERRLQVVATYSSRYNWSAVVDELKHRYSVHSNGINNHLTITAASWDDAGTYFCGVLRLNDIQFGSGTLLMLQGVKLNHSVVQPPKSQPAGSEDAVPFSCTFHAAQCTAEDTGVMWLKTSQRSAPEVIHVSRKADDSCKRTERGETTCVHKLLVRDVDSDGGGTYYCAPTVCGQTQFGNVSMVFNSGLNPTVVVLVTSNIIFGITTLLLSWMLCRSRRKASAGAPKRTFADQTAESVVYSSVSSPHRIVDCRSSTATHSGVVYSDTRS; encoded by the exons atGGCTTTCTTTGCGACCGTGCTCCTTCTCTGTTATCTGT GTGAAGCAGAGCCCAGTGACGTCTCTCAGCCCGTTTCGGTGCGAACACTGAAGCTCGGAGAATCGGCGACCATCGAATGCTTCTTAAAGAGTGTCATTTATAATAGAGTGTGGTACAAACTGACAGCAGAGAGAAGACTGCAGGTGGTTGCAACTTATTCTTCTCGCTACAATTGGAGTGCAGTTGTTGACGAACTGAAACATCGTTATTCAGTTCATTCCAATGGGATCAATAATCACTTGACCATAACAGCAGCGTCTTGGGATGATGCTGGAACTTACTTCTGTGGAGTTCTGCGGCTGAATGACATTCAGTTTGGGTCAGGAACCTTGTTGATGCTACAAG GCGTGAAGCTGAACCACTCTGTGGTCCAGCCGCCGAAATCCCAGCCAGCCGGGTCGGAGGACGCCGTGCCTTTCAGCTGTACTTTCCACGCCGCTCAGTGCACGGCAGAGGACACTGGGGTCATGTGGCTGAAAACCTCTCAGCGTTCCGCGCCAGAAGTCATTCACGTGTCTCGGAAAGCAGACGACTCCTGTAAGAGGACCGAGCGCGGGGAAACGACCTGCGTGCACAAGCTCCTCGTCAGAGACGTCGACTCCGACGGAGGGGGAACTTACTACTGCGCCCCCACCGTGTGTGGACAGACACAGTTTGGAAATGTGTCCATGGTTTTTAACA GTGGCCTGAATCCAACTGTTGTTGTACTGGTGACGTCAAACATCATTTTTGGAATCACGACTCTCCTCCTGTCCTGGATGCTTTGTAGATCCCGGAGGAAAGCTTCTGCTG GGGCCCCTAAAAGAACTTTTGCTGATCAG ACTGCAGAATCCGTCGTCTATTCGAGTGTGTCTTCGCCCCACCGAATCGTCGATTGCCGATCGTCCACAGCGACGCACAGCGGTGTGGTTTATTCTGACACTAGAAGCTGA
- the LOC102218639 gene encoding immunoglobulin kappa light chain-like: MDLPVCAGYATCLLLGNLSKLCLAPSSSGLGFEAVNVGRDVTLKCSYQENSAIGVYWYKQSPGRKPQLMSEFLKHARNGSMKSPFNNDPRFQQDTGVGKNNLKISNVQTSDSAVYYCVSGHSFQFDFLEGITVQVKDLALNLQTSVYQSELETIHTGDSAVLNCTVHTGICDGEHRVYWLKNSDESSPRIIYAQGDRRNQCEMNPNSQSHTCVYNLPLENLNVSHAGTYYCAVAACGYILFGNGTKLDYKEHLDSPVLLYVLTGTLAFVVVLMGLLAYTSHKLYKTKKRNREDPPERSSAAAAPKAQ; this comes from the exons ATGGATCTTCCAGTGTGTGCTGGCTATGCGACATGTCTGCTTTTGGGGAACCTGAGTAAGTTGT GTCTGGCACCGTCATCGTCAGGTTTAGGTTTTGAAGCCGTCAATGTTGGCCGGGACGTGACTTTGAAATGCTCCTATCAGGAAAATTCTGCAATAGGCGTTTACTGGTACAAACAAAGTCCGGGACGGAAACCACAGCTGATGTCGGAATTCTTGAAACATGCTAGGAACGGCTCTATGAAAAGTCCGTTTAACAACGATCCACGGTTTCAGCAGGATACAGGCGTCggcaaaaacaacttgaagATCTCAAATGTCCAGACGTCAGACTCGGCCGTTTACTACTGTGTAAGTGGCCACTCGTTCCAGTTCGACTTCTTGGAGGGCATCACTGTCCAGGTAAAGGACTTAGCATTAAACCTCCAGACGTCAGTCTACCAGTCAGAACTCGAAACCATTCATACAGGAGATTCTGCTGTGCTGAACTGTACTGTGCACACTGGGATCTGCGATGGAGAACACAGAGTTTATTGGCTAAAAAACTCTGATGAATCTAGTCCAAGAATCATTTATGCGCAAGGGGACAGGAGAAACCAGTGTGAGATGAATCCAAACAGTCAAAGTCACACCTGTGTGTACAACCTGCCACTGGAGAACCTGAACGTGTCTCACGCTGGGACCTACTACTGCGCGGTCGCCGCCTGCGGATACATCCTGTTTGGAAACGGGACCAAGCTGGACTACAAGG AACACCTGGACTCTCCTGTCCTGCTGTACGTGTTGACAGGAACTTTGGCCTTCGTCGTTGTTCTGATGGGTCTGTTGGCGTACACATCCCACAAACTGTACAAGACGAAGAAACGCAATCGTGAAG ATCCTCCAGAGAGatcttcagctgctgcagctccaaaagCCCAA TAG